The Micromonospora krabiensis genome window below encodes:
- a CDS encoding RNA polymerase sigma factor, whose product MEDDISGIGTDPAAFEVFYRRHVDAVTRFVARRVDDPHLAADLTADVFLAVIESAARYRPDRGSQIGWLFGVARNVIADERRRAARRLGVTGRLAGRRDLDADDIARLEERIDAEAAARRTYQALQELPDGTRALVELLAVDGLTVAGAASALGMSPVAARVRLHRARRIVRAVLARPATTLA is encoded by the coding sequence GTGGAGGATGACATCTCCGGCATCGGCACCGACCCGGCGGCCTTCGAGGTCTTCTACCGCCGACACGTCGACGCGGTGACCCGATTCGTGGCGCGGCGGGTCGACGACCCCCACCTCGCGGCCGACCTGACCGCGGACGTGTTCCTGGCGGTGATCGAGTCGGCGGCCCGCTACCGGCCGGACCGTGGTAGCCAGATCGGCTGGCTCTTCGGGGTGGCCCGCAACGTGATCGCCGACGAGCGGCGGCGGGCGGCCCGCCGCCTGGGGGTGACCGGTCGGCTGGCTGGACGACGGGATCTGGACGCCGACGACATCGCCCGGCTCGAGGAGCGGATCGACGCCGAGGCGGCCGCCCGACGTACCTATCAGGCGCTGCAGGAGCTGCCCGACGGCACCCGGGCGCTGGTGGAACTCCTCGCCGTGGACGGCCTCACCGTCGCGGGGGCGGCGAGCGCTCTCGGGATGTCTCCGGTCGCCGCCCGGGTGCGGCTGCACCGTGCCCGCCGCATCGTCCGGGCCGTGCTCGCCCGCCCGGCCACCACCCTCGCCTGA
- a CDS encoding glycoside hydrolase family 38 N-terminal domain-containing protein produces the protein MAAPTTPSTTRDPVTLAAPGVDLPPFQPGPLDAATGWQPHRVELPLRIPPGDPPAAGWVLRLEFAAGHGPCPDLEVDVDGVHRGLFHPRVRRVDRAETYRHGPIAGDVTLDVPLPAAWLGPGEHTIALTTTLDVAAATGPVPAEPADGPRRHREQFGSHFGSGITWHRLTLHPATDTAPTQPTVELVATPLFLPAGEGLHELLELTVSVPPGSRWPLRAEVRLDDDRHLLDLHRPGRTFGEVRVRFPVPEPIAGTIAEVSVDGGAPSATELHPPRKWTLHLIPHVHLDVGYTDVQGKVLELHSRNLDRALDQLDRDPTFGFTVDGSLVVAEYLATRSTERADRVLAALRSGRLAVNAFHSLFLSGVASLEETYRAAYLAARLRTEHGVPIGFANLTDVPSYSSALPSMLRALGLSAFVGIENHHRGGNADSDAQHLASPVMWEGIGGDRVLAHFSDQYSQLRFLAGDPQTLAGGAHAFCRLLARYERPDYLPTDLPVIGTHADNEDLADGDAGFAARWNAVYAYPRIRVSTLADYLAAVRPLADRLPVWRGDGGSYWEDGVGTGATVTAEHRRVQAALPAAEGLAALVALADPRYRARRAALDAAWDGALFGCEHTWTWAHGTAHPHGDQVEDQLDWKRHQVHTALRTALDESRRALSQLGELVHTQGPTLLTHNPLVWPRDIEVEVEALPGTPFLLDGEPLPTEVLSECNGFQTLRLTVPDVPGFGYRALPVGAARTLTPGEEDGAAAATGDAAATGDAGGTRWRAVPTTLECARWLVAFDPTSGAVTGLRHRPTGRDLLDPSAPWRLGEVLYVSNGPDALTRGEHLEHSGVPHTHPPAPRSTLLGRRLGPAAGQVEVDPPDLTVTPARMRPIGVRRTYDGWRLRAVGTAPSLPRVEVDILLRDHTDRVDVLVRLTKERVLAKESVYVAFPFAADRPVLRYDRQQGWVDPATDHAPGACHDWFTTQHGVVVETAPGGPAVAWTTADAPLFTVGDIVRGTWAETFTPGSGALYSWVLNNYWPTNTPPEQDGDLTLRYAFTPLAEFDPVRASRFGREVRAAATVSEVTRLDKFDTDPRPLPATAATLLDLDLPDHVHATVATARDGGLLLRLQDLSGRSSRLRPRHPAGNAGHAVRCHADEREIERLTPDQDGRLSVELAPWQVLSLILHVPHPTATP, from the coding sequence GTGGCCGCCCCCACCACGCCCTCGACCACCCGCGACCCGGTGACGCTCGCCGCGCCCGGCGTCGACCTTCCCCCCTTCCAACCCGGGCCGCTCGACGCGGCCACCGGCTGGCAGCCGCACCGGGTCGAGCTGCCGCTGCGTATCCCGCCCGGCGACCCGCCGGCCGCCGGATGGGTGCTGCGCCTCGAATTCGCCGCCGGCCACGGGCCCTGCCCCGACCTGGAGGTCGACGTCGACGGCGTACACCGGGGTCTGTTCCACCCCCGCGTCCGGCGGGTCGACCGTGCCGAGACCTACCGGCACGGGCCGATCGCCGGGGACGTCACCCTCGACGTGCCGCTGCCGGCGGCCTGGCTCGGCCCCGGTGAGCACACCATCGCCCTCACGACCACCCTCGACGTGGCGGCGGCGACCGGCCCGGTGCCCGCCGAACCGGCCGACGGGCCCCGCCGCCACCGCGAACAGTTCGGCAGTCACTTCGGCAGCGGCATCACCTGGCACCGGCTCACCCTGCACCCGGCCACCGACACGGCGCCCACCCAGCCGACGGTCGAGCTCGTCGCCACCCCGCTGTTCCTGCCCGCCGGCGAGGGCCTGCACGAGTTGCTGGAGCTCACCGTGTCGGTGCCCCCGGGCTCCCGGTGGCCCCTCCGGGCCGAGGTACGCCTCGACGACGACCGGCACCTGCTCGACCTGCACCGGCCCGGTCGTACCTTCGGCGAGGTCCGCGTACGGTTCCCGGTGCCGGAACCGATCGCCGGCACCATCGCCGAGGTCAGCGTCGACGGCGGCGCGCCCAGCGCCACCGAGCTGCACCCACCCCGCAAGTGGACGCTGCACCTGATCCCGCACGTGCACCTCGACGTCGGCTACACCGATGTGCAGGGCAAGGTGCTGGAGCTGCACAGCCGCAACCTGGACCGGGCCCTGGACCAGCTCGACCGCGACCCCACCTTCGGCTTCACCGTCGACGGCTCGCTGGTGGTCGCCGAGTACCTGGCCACCCGCTCCACCGAGCGGGCCGACCGGGTGCTTGCCGCGCTGCGCTCCGGACGGCTGGCCGTGAACGCCTTCCACAGCCTCTTCCTCTCCGGCGTCGCCAGTCTCGAGGAGACGTACCGGGCGGCCTACCTGGCCGCGCGCCTACGCACCGAGCACGGCGTCCCGATCGGCTTCGCCAACCTGACCGACGTGCCCTCGTACAGCTCGGCGCTGCCGTCGATGCTGCGCGCACTCGGCCTGTCGGCGTTCGTCGGGATCGAGAACCACCACCGCGGCGGCAACGCCGACAGCGACGCGCAGCACCTGGCCAGCCCGGTGATGTGGGAGGGCATCGGCGGCGACCGGGTCCTGGCCCACTTCTCCGACCAGTACTCCCAACTGCGGTTCCTGGCCGGCGACCCCCAGACGCTCGCCGGCGGCGCCCACGCGTTCTGCCGACTGCTCGCCCGCTACGAGCGCCCCGACTACCTGCCCACCGACCTCCCCGTGATCGGCACGCACGCCGACAACGAGGACCTCGCCGACGGCGACGCCGGCTTCGCCGCCCGGTGGAACGCCGTCTACGCGTACCCGCGGATCCGCGTCTCCACCCTGGCCGACTACCTGGCGGCCGTCCGGCCCCTGGCCGACCGGCTGCCGGTCTGGCGGGGCGACGGCGGCAGCTACTGGGAGGACGGCGTCGGCACCGGCGCCACCGTCACCGCCGAGCACCGGCGGGTGCAGGCCGCCCTGCCGGCCGCCGAAGGCCTCGCGGCGCTGGTCGCCCTGGCCGATCCCCGCTACCGGGCCCGCCGTGCCGCGCTGGACGCGGCCTGGGACGGCGCGCTTTTCGGCTGCGAGCACACCTGGACCTGGGCGCACGGCACCGCGCACCCGCACGGCGATCAGGTCGAGGACCAGCTCGACTGGAAGCGACACCAGGTGCACACCGCGTTGCGGACCGCGCTGGACGAGAGCCGCCGCGCGCTCAGTCAACTCGGCGAGCTGGTGCACACCCAGGGCCCGACCCTGCTCACGCACAACCCGCTGGTCTGGCCGCGTGACATCGAGGTCGAGGTCGAGGCGCTGCCGGGCACGCCGTTCCTCCTCGACGGCGAACCGCTGCCCACCGAGGTGCTCAGCGAGTGCAACGGCTTCCAGACGCTGCGACTCACGGTGCCGGACGTGCCCGGCTTCGGCTACCGCGCGCTGCCCGTCGGCGCCGCCCGCACCCTCACCCCCGGCGAGGAGGACGGCGCCGCCGCCGCAACCGGCGACGCCGCCGCAACCGGCGACGCCGGCGGAACCCGGTGGCGAGCCGTGCCGACCACCCTGGAGTGTGCCCGCTGGTTGGTGGCCTTCGACCCCACCAGCGGCGCGGTGACCGGGCTGCGACACCGACCGACCGGCCGGGACCTGCTCGACCCGTCCGCTCCCTGGCGGCTCGGCGAGGTCCTCTACGTCAGCAACGGCCCCGACGCGCTGACCAGGGGAGAGCACCTCGAACACTCCGGTGTGCCGCACACCCACCCGCCCGCCCCCCGCAGCACGCTGCTCGGGCGCCGACTCGGGCCGGCCGCCGGCCAGGTAGAGGTGGACCCGCCGGACCTGACCGTCACCCCCGCGCGTATGCGTCCGATCGGCGTGCGCCGCACGTACGACGGCTGGCGGCTGCGCGCCGTCGGCACCGCCCCCAGCCTGCCCCGGGTGGAGGTCGACATCCTGCTGCGCGACCACACCGACCGGGTGGACGTGCTGGTGCGACTGACCAAGGAGCGCGTCCTGGCCAAAGAGTCGGTCTACGTGGCGTTTCCCTTCGCCGCCGACCGGCCCGTGCTGCGCTACGACCGGCAGCAGGGCTGGGTCGACCCCGCCACCGACCACGCGCCCGGTGCCTGCCACGACTGGTTCACCACCCAGCACGGGGTGGTCGTCGAGACCGCCCCGGGCGGCCCGGCCGTCGCCTGGACCACCGCCGACGCGCCCCTGTTCACCGTGGGCGACATCGTGCGTGGAACCTGGGCGGAGACGTTCACGCCGGGCAGTGGCGCCCTCTACTCGTGGGTGCTCAACAACTACTGGCCCACCAACACCCCACCCGAGCAGGACGGGGACCTGACCCTCCGGTACGCCTTCACCCCCCTGGCGGAGTTCGACCCGGTGCGGGCGAGTCGGTTCGGCCGGGAGGTCCGGGCCGCGGCGACGGTCTCCGAGGTGACCCGGCTGGACAAGTTCGACACCGACCCGCGGCCCCTGCCCGCCACGGCGGCCACCCTGCTCGACCTGGACCTGCCGGACCACGTCCACGCCACCGTCGCCACCGCCCGTGACGGCGGATTGCTGCTGCGCCTCCAAGACCTCTCCGGCCGGTCGTCCCGGCTGCGGCCGCGCCATCCGGCGGGCAACGCCGGCCACGCGGTGCGCTGTCACGCCGACGAGCGGGAGATCGAGCGGCTCACTCCCGACCAGGACGGTCGACTGAGCGTGGAGCTGGCGCCGTGGCAGGTCCTCTCGCTCATCCTGCACGTCCCGCACCCCACCGCGACACCCTGA
- a CDS encoding CU044_5270 family protein: MTRFPQSSHDFEERLLTDLKAHIVRRSEAAPAARRSGRRRLVGGRRLAGAFALVVALTAGGLAVQTLGVGEQSPPTASAAEIFRLAADAARQQPELTARPDQYVFTELLATMRERPGSGPYTTVRTQLWQSAGGVAYTQARYRPESDPNGWGDLRELRLGDPADPEKELDDFPPPAYHGGLPTDPDALLEHLRKNPVDLHLPEAADEEAVYGSDSMAYTTARSMLDGYVPPRALAALFEVLAREPGAVVISRDVVDAAGRHGVAIRMPGVIGGNYDFVFDRDTHVYLGTRMSLVRDGSESLYSEAALLRVGVVDRPGQLP, from the coding sequence GTGACCAGGTTCCCGCAGTCCTCGCACGACTTCGAGGAGCGGCTCCTCACCGATCTGAAGGCGCACATCGTCCGGCGGTCCGAGGCGGCTCCGGCGGCCCGTCGCTCCGGGCGCCGCCGGCTCGTCGGCGGTCGGCGCCTCGCCGGGGCGTTCGCGCTGGTGGTGGCGCTGACCGCCGGAGGGCTCGCCGTCCAGACGCTGGGGGTGGGTGAGCAGTCGCCGCCGACGGCCAGCGCCGCGGAGATCTTCCGACTGGCGGCCGACGCCGCACGGCAGCAGCCCGAGCTGACCGCCCGGCCCGACCAGTACGTCTTCACGGAACTGTTGGCGACGATGCGGGAGAGACCGGGCAGCGGCCCGTACACGACCGTGCGGACGCAGTTGTGGCAGTCGGCCGGTGGCGTCGCCTACACGCAGGCGCGTTACCGGCCGGAGAGCGACCCGAACGGATGGGGCGACCTGCGGGAGCTCCGGCTGGGCGACCCCGCCGATCCGGAGAAGGAACTCGACGACTTCCCGCCGCCCGCGTACCACGGTGGCCTGCCGACCGACCCGGACGCGCTGCTGGAGCACCTTCGGAAGAACCCGGTCGACCTGCATCTGCCCGAGGCCGCCGACGAGGAGGCCGTGTACGGAAGTGACAGCATGGCGTACACGACCGCGCGGTCGATGCTCGACGGCTACGTGCCGCCTCGGGCGCTCGCGGCGCTGTTCGAGGTGCTGGCCCGGGAGCCCGGCGCGGTCGTCATCTCGCGGGATGTCGTGGATGCCGCCGGCCGGCACGGGGTGGCGATCCGGATGCCCGGTGTGATCGGGGGAAACTACGACTTCGTCTTCGACCGGGACACCCACGTCTACCTCGGAACCCGCATGTCCCTGGTCCGGGACGGCAGCGAGTCGCTGTACTCGGAAGCGGCGCTGCTCCGGGTCGGCGTCGTGGATCGGCCGGGCCAACTGCCCTGA
- a CDS encoding right-handed parallel beta-helix repeat-containing protein: protein MKRGNRHDARTAPVQTPTDGTSERSGISRRALSTLGMAGVVLAGGQLLAPTAAQAEPADPVAGGRRRPRPLGEPVTSVDELRDTPGTAPGQWVTLTGYHADKPGLGGGELYWDAASTAPDNGGTVFAVTGVATGRWKRPATNRLSLAWFGCTGVGDTDDSVRVQAAVNALPIGGVVEVGPGRIRLEHTVRVENVPVLFQGAGVTDNVDYATQLVVATGAANGLQFVAVRGGGLRDLQVRGEGLTGGYLVATERTEAQNNYLLSFTNVRFRDGWNGMLLRGCNSIRFLNCVWNGFRGEQVILLNGAGDTGRADPVEFVQCGIAAGTGNNDTDNLVIDGLGGSIKFIATAVLFGRHGIWLRNRTGQAAPKFLYFEGGGFENGHGVPVLLEAGAQAQFTNTYISGDNEHDAVRIGSGFTGSATITNSVIRGCGRNGIDIGSTRVTVTGCLIGNNGRTAHPSFSRPIADVTANGSGGVRITTGAPHGWETGDRITVSDVTGTTEANGKWRVTVVDDTTFDLVGVGFSRAYAGGGTAWRNGAGVNIRSTASRVVLTGNAIGSLADGISRQDYGVVCDASDVLVTGNDLAGNTVGAYQITGNETAQTRFFGNKGVAQYDGWLTARVDGPVTDGLVDFGNALYLDGQRIRIVRVTRRLTAGTCSVRLDADGTPVGGGALGADTALQSTTLAAPYALDGVGGPKRLRLRVSNTAGATGLEVQFAYQLVS, encoded by the coding sequence GTGAAGAGAGGCAACAGGCACGACGCGCGTACCGCACCCGTCCAGACACCGACCGACGGCACCAGCGAGCGGTCCGGCATCAGCCGGCGCGCACTCTCCACGCTGGGCATGGCCGGCGTGGTCCTCGCCGGCGGCCAGCTGCTCGCCCCGACGGCCGCCCAGGCCGAACCGGCGGACCCCGTCGCGGGCGGCCGACGTCGGCCGAGGCCGCTCGGTGAGCCCGTCACCAGCGTCGACGAACTGCGCGACACCCCCGGCACCGCGCCCGGCCAGTGGGTCACCTTGACCGGCTACCACGCCGACAAGCCGGGCCTCGGGGGCGGCGAACTCTACTGGGACGCGGCCAGCACCGCGCCCGACAACGGCGGAACGGTCTTCGCCGTGACCGGAGTCGCGACCGGCCGGTGGAAGCGTCCCGCGACCAACCGGCTCAGCCTCGCCTGGTTCGGCTGCACCGGCGTCGGTGACACCGACGACTCGGTCCGCGTCCAGGCGGCGGTGAACGCCCTGCCCATCGGCGGGGTCGTCGAGGTCGGGCCCGGCAGGATCCGCCTGGAGCACACCGTACGGGTGGAGAACGTGCCCGTCCTCTTCCAGGGCGCCGGGGTCACCGACAACGTCGACTACGCCACCCAGCTCGTCGTCGCCACCGGCGCCGCCAACGGCCTCCAGTTCGTAGCCGTCCGCGGCGGCGGCCTGCGTGACCTGCAGGTACGCGGCGAGGGCCTGACCGGCGGGTACCTGGTCGCCACCGAACGCACCGAGGCCCAGAACAACTACCTCCTGTCCTTCACCAACGTCCGTTTCCGCGACGGCTGGAACGGCATGCTCCTGCGCGGCTGCAACTCGATCCGCTTCCTCAACTGCGTCTGGAACGGCTTCCGTGGCGAGCAGGTCATCCTGCTCAACGGCGCAGGCGACACCGGCCGCGCCGACCCGGTCGAGTTCGTGCAGTGCGGCATCGCGGCCGGCACCGGCAACAACGACACCGACAACCTGGTCATCGACGGTCTCGGCGGGTCCATCAAGTTCATCGCCACCGCCGTGCTCTTCGGCCGACACGGCATCTGGCTGCGCAACCGCACCGGTCAGGCCGCCCCGAAGTTCCTCTACTTCGAAGGCGGCGGATTCGAGAACGGCCACGGCGTCCCGGTGCTGTTGGAGGCCGGCGCGCAGGCCCAGTTCACCAACACCTACATCTCCGGCGACAACGAGCACGACGCCGTTCGGATCGGATCCGGCTTCACCGGCAGCGCCACCATCACCAACAGCGTCATCCGCGGCTGCGGCCGCAACGGCATCGACATCGGCTCGACTCGCGTCACCGTCACCGGCTGCCTGATCGGCAACAACGGCCGCACCGCCCACCCGTCGTTCTCCCGGCCGATCGCCGACGTCACCGCCAACGGGTCCGGTGGGGTGCGGATCACCACGGGCGCGCCGCACGGGTGGGAGACCGGCGACCGGATCACCGTCTCCGACGTCACCGGGACCACCGAGGCCAACGGCAAGTGGCGCGTCACCGTCGTCGACGACACCACGTTCGACCTCGTGGGCGTCGGCTTCAGCCGGGCGTACGCCGGTGGCGGCACGGCCTGGCGCAACGGCGCCGGCGTCAACATCCGCTCCACCGCCTCCCGGGTGGTCCTGACCGGCAACGCCATCGGCTCGCTCGCCGACGGCATCTCCCGCCAGGACTACGGGGTGGTCTGCGACGCCTCCGACGTCCTGGTCACCGGCAACGACCTCGCCGGCAACACCGTCGGGGCGTACCAGATCACCGGCAACGAGACCGCGCAGACCCGGTTCTTCGGTAACAAGGGCGTCGCCCAGTACGACGGCTGGCTCACGGCCCGCGTCGACGGCCCGGTCACCGACGGCCTCGTCGACTTCGGCAACGCCCTCTACCTCGACGGGCAGCGGATCCGGATCGTCCGGGTCACCCGCAGGCTGACCGCCGGAACCTGCAGCGTGCGGCTGGACGCCGACGGAACTCCGGTCGGCGGCGGCGCGTTGGGCGCCGACACGGCCCTGCAGAGCACCACCCTCGCCGCCCCGTACGCCCTCGACGGCGTCGGTGGGCCGAAGCGGCTGCGGCTGCGGGTATCGAACACCGCCGGCGCGACCGGGTTGGAGGTGCAGTTCGCGTACCAGTTGGTGAGCTGA
- a CDS encoding extracellular solute-binding protein: MRDPNLSRRRFLTLTGGAALAAGAGGLLAGCGSTEVAGPKGPATAKLPDYIPSQLVKPDLPASADGLMAGYYQYPRRLVDAYRAKPGAGAGNVSILTNMFNPVPPAAGSNAFWQELNTRVGATLDITMTPSADYLNKLSTVIAGGDLPDMMLISARLTRRADVLTRLCADLSDLVSGSAIKDFPSLANIPTDSWQATAFSSGVYAIPIPRAVVGTIPFSRVDLIRQRGLNPEPGNYQDFLQLARGLTDPRANRWAFGNPKRVIEFVGNMLGVPNLWQEQGGKFVSEFETEQRKQAIARATEMYKEGLFHPDSVGGKLNLRELFGKGTVAIIAEGYAAWDTLATTYSVEVGGMVAPGYDGGAGTSRAGTAIFALTAFKKTNADRLRQLLGICDWLAAPIGTSEYMFRRFGVEGQHYTWQGDVPVRTGLGNTEVKLPLEYIAEAPHVLGPGDRSRVDAQRAYQEKVVPRIVRNPAESLYSDVALDKAGELSKIIDNAELDIVSGRKPLDHWDEAVTAWRRAGGDQMRADYEAARAKQG; the protein is encoded by the coding sequence ATGCGTGACCCGAACCTGAGCAGACGCCGTTTCCTGACGCTGACCGGAGGCGCCGCCCTCGCCGCCGGTGCCGGCGGCCTGTTGGCGGGATGCGGCTCGACCGAGGTGGCCGGGCCGAAGGGCCCGGCCACCGCGAAGCTTCCCGACTACATCCCGTCCCAGCTGGTCAAGCCTGACCTGCCGGCGTCCGCCGACGGCCTGATGGCCGGCTACTACCAGTACCCGCGCCGGCTCGTCGACGCTTACCGGGCCAAGCCCGGCGCGGGCGCCGGCAACGTCAGCATCCTCACCAACATGTTCAACCCGGTGCCGCCCGCGGCCGGCAGCAACGCGTTCTGGCAGGAGCTGAACACCCGCGTCGGCGCCACCCTCGACATCACCATGACGCCCTCCGCCGACTACCTCAACAAGCTCTCCACCGTCATCGCCGGCGGCGACCTGCCCGACATGATGTTGATCTCGGCCCGGTTGACCCGGCGGGCGGACGTGCTGACCCGACTCTGCGCGGACCTCAGCGACCTGGTCTCCGGCAGCGCCATCAAGGACTTCCCGTCACTGGCCAACATCCCGACCGACTCCTGGCAGGCCACCGCCTTCAGCTCCGGCGTCTACGCCATCCCGATCCCCCGAGCGGTCGTCGGGACCATCCCGTTCTCCCGCGTGGACCTCATCCGGCAGCGGGGCCTGAACCCGGAACCCGGCAACTACCAGGACTTCCTCCAACTGGCCCGAGGGCTGACCGACCCCCGTGCGAACCGCTGGGCGTTCGGCAATCCCAAACGGGTCATCGAGTTCGTCGGCAACATGCTGGGCGTGCCCAACCTCTGGCAGGAGCAGGGCGGCAAGTTCGTCTCCGAGTTCGAGACCGAGCAGCGCAAGCAGGCCATCGCCCGGGCCACCGAGATGTACAAGGAGGGCCTGTTCCACCCGGACTCGGTCGGCGGCAAGCTGAACCTGCGCGAGCTGTTCGGCAAGGGCACCGTCGCGATCATCGCCGAGGGCTACGCCGCCTGGGACACCCTCGCCACGACCTACTCGGTGGAGGTCGGTGGGATGGTTGCGCCCGGCTACGACGGCGGCGCCGGAACGAGCCGCGCCGGCACGGCCATCTTCGCGCTGACCGCGTTCAAGAAGACCAACGCCGACCGGTTGCGGCAGCTGCTGGGCATCTGCGACTGGCTCGCGGCGCCGATCGGCACCAGCGAGTACATGTTCCGCCGCTTCGGCGTCGAGGGCCAGCACTACACCTGGCAGGGCGACGTCCCGGTGCGGACCGGCCTCGGCAACACCGAGGTGAAGCTTCCGCTGGAGTACATCGCCGAGGCGCCGCACGTGCTCGGGCCCGGCGACCGGTCCCGCGTGGATGCCCAGCGGGCCTACCAGGAGAAGGTCGTCCCGCGGATCGTCCGCAACCCGGCCGAGTCGCTCTACTCGGACGTCGCCCTCGACAAGGCCGGCGAACTCAGCAAGATCATCGACAACGCCGAGCTGGACATCGTCTCCGGCCGCAAGCCGCTCGACCACTGGGACGAGGCGGTGACGGCGTGGCGCCGCGCCGGCGGTGACCAGATGCGCGCCGACTACGAGGCGGCCCGGGCCAAGCAGGGGTGA
- a CDS encoding carbohydrate ABC transporter permease, which translates to MVLLISCALVVAPFLAVISTSLADQEQITSAGGYVLWPENPSLDAYRAIFSGGVVTRATLVSIGVTLVGSGLSVLVVAFLAYSLSRPGSWGHRPILLLVLFTMLFNAGMIPNYLLIKQLGLIDSYWSLILPTLVSAFQVVIVRAFFLEVPQEIIDAARIDGASELQILVRIMMPLSRAVLAVVALFNAVSYWSAFFNAVLYINSTEKWPLQLVLRTYVVDNTSIGADLPGEVVPPQQSLQMAILVVSLIPICLVYPFLQKHFAKGVVIGAVKG; encoded by the coding sequence GTGGTCCTGCTGATCAGCTGCGCGCTGGTGGTCGCGCCGTTCCTGGCGGTCATCTCGACCTCCCTCGCCGACCAGGAGCAGATCACCTCCGCCGGCGGCTACGTCCTCTGGCCGGAGAACCCCTCCCTCGACGCCTACCGGGCCATCTTCAGCGGTGGCGTCGTCACCCGGGCCACCCTCGTCTCCATCGGGGTCACCCTCGTCGGCTCCGGCCTCTCGGTCCTGGTGGTCGCCTTCCTGGCCTACTCACTGTCCCGCCCGGGCAGCTGGGGCCACCGGCCGATCCTGCTCCTGGTGCTCTTCACCATGCTCTTCAACGCCGGCATGATCCCCAACTACCTGCTCATCAAGCAGTTGGGCCTGATCGACTCGTACTGGTCGCTGATCCTGCCGACCCTGGTCTCGGCGTTCCAGGTCGTGATCGTGCGCGCCTTCTTCCTGGAGGTGCCGCAGGAGATCATCGACGCCGCCCGGATCGACGGCGCCAGCGAGCTGCAGATCCTCGTCCGCATCATGATGCCGCTCTCCCGCGCGGTGCTCGCGGTCGTGGCGCTCTTCAACGCGGTCAGCTACTGGAGCGCCTTCTTCAACGCCGTCCTCTACATCAACTCGACGGAGAAGTGGCCCCTGCAGCTCGTGCTGCGCACGTACGTCGTCGACAACACCTCGATCGGGGCCGACCTGCCCGGCGAGGTCGTACCGCCCCAGCAGTCCCTGCAGATGGCCATCCTCGTCGTCTCCCTCATCCCGATCTGCCTCGTCTACCCGTTCCTGCAGAAGCACTTCGCCAAGGGCGTCGTCATCGGAGCGGTCAAGGGCTGA
- a CDS encoding ABC transporter permease → MASSVVPGRPTAGPHAPAGGSGPDRPTEGPGTTDTPPPPTRAVPARRLSGWQRFKRDRFLLLLGLPGVLLVLLFQYVPLLGNVIAFKDYQPYLTIGEAPWVGFDNFSVIVNGDPAFLNALTNTLVISLLQITLVFPVPIALALLLNSLLSERIKRVVQSILYLPHFMSWVIVVALFQHMLGNAGLYNTWARMHDLPLIKVIGDPDLFLALITSQVIWKDAGWGTIIFLAAISRVDLELFEAVAVDGGGRLRQLWHVTLPAIRPVIILLFILKLGDVLSVGFEQIFLQQGPVGLEASEVLDTYVYNYGIVGGNWGTSAAVGLVKGLVGAILVLGANKVAHLFGERGLYAKW, encoded by the coding sequence ATGGCTTCCAGTGTGGTGCCCGGGCGCCCGACGGCTGGCCCGCACGCCCCGGCCGGCGGGTCCGGGCCCGACCGCCCGACGGAGGGCCCGGGCACCACCGACACGCCTCCGCCGCCGACCCGCGCGGTACCGGCCCGTCGGCTCTCCGGCTGGCAGCGGTTCAAACGGGATCGCTTCCTGCTCCTGCTCGGGCTGCCCGGGGTGCTCCTGGTCCTGCTGTTCCAGTACGTCCCGCTGCTCGGCAACGTGATCGCCTTCAAGGACTACCAGCCCTACCTGACGATCGGCGAAGCACCCTGGGTCGGCTTCGACAACTTCTCCGTCATCGTCAACGGCGATCCCGCGTTCCTCAACGCGCTCACGAACACCCTGGTCATCTCGCTGTTGCAGATCACCCTCGTCTTCCCGGTGCCGATCGCCCTCGCCCTGCTGCTGAACAGCCTGCTCAGCGAACGGATCAAGCGGGTCGTGCAGTCGATCCTCTACCTGCCGCACTTCATGTCGTGGGTGATCGTGGTGGCGCTGTTCCAGCACATGCTCGGCAACGCGGGCCTCTACAACACCTGGGCCCGCATGCACGACCTGCCGCTCATCAAGGTCATCGGCGACCCGGACCTGTTCCTCGCGCTGATCACCTCCCAGGTGATCTGGAAGGACGCCGGCTGGGGGACCATCATCTTCCTCGCCGCGATCTCCCGGGTCGACCTCGAGCTCTTCGAGGCCGTCGCCGTCGACGGCGGCGGCCGGCTGCGCCAACTCTGGCACGTCACCCTGCCGGCCATCCGGCCGGTCATCATCCTGCTGTTCATCCTCAAGCTCGGCGACGTGCTCTCGGTCGGCTTCGAGCAGATCTTCCTGCAGCAGGGGCCGGTCGGGCTGGAGGCGTCCGAGGTGCTGGACACCTACGTCTACAACTACGGGATCGTCGGCGGCAACTGGGGCACCTCGGCGGCCGTCGGCCTGGTCAAGGGCCTGGTCGGGGCGATCCTCGTGCTCGGCGCGAACAAGGTCGCGCACCTGTTCGGGGAGAGGGGCCTGTACGCGAAATGGTGA